From the genome of Athalia rosae chromosome 3, iyAthRosa1.1, whole genome shotgun sequence:
ttcgttcaacgttaatgttaaaattttccaacaaggTTTCGCGATTACCGTTAGGGCGTAATAGTAGGTGATAGAAAATATTGGAAGCTGTTTAATTAGGtcaattatcaaaaattgttCAGCATGAAAATAGATGGGCTATCAATTTTTACTGTAAGTGTATTCTCGAGTGGGTATACCTGTGAAATTATTCGTGTGATGtccaaaagtttttcgaagtgCCTACTTCCAGAAGTAGAACATTTACTTTATTCcaaattcagaattttcggTATCacgattattgaaaaaaaattgagaatatatCTAATTtatgaaatgaattattattcgatcgCTTGGAGTCCAAGTATTTTCAGTTTAACATTTTCAAAtcagaaattttattcttcgcattttttgaaacatttctttttcgcgcgatttgatttttatcgcgcgacgagttgaaatattttgcgcGTAATTGTTAAGTGAATCCCGTTCGAAAAATGCAGGCGTAAAAGTTAATTCAGTGTACACATATAACCCTGGTAGTTTTCATGAACATAAAACATTTTGTACGGgtatataaatacctatacGTCGTTTATCCTATAACCTCGAGGTGTTTCAACCCGTCCCACACTCTACAACTTATCACAAGAGCCGAAAAAtcataacgagaaaaaaataggtgCCCGTTTTCACGAGacgttttttcgatcaaaGCGATTTATCAGAGATGAAAGTGCCGGTGCGTAAGTCatttttgtgttttattttgcgtctcttttttcaaacatcggTATAGTGAACGAAATATCATGAGCAGGTATCGAAAGATTTTACGTTATAATCGAGACACCCTTTACTTCAAAAGAAgacattcgtttattcattcatttatttattaatattatttttctcttgacCGTTGTGTTGCGAAATGGGACGTTAAAGTTTAACGGTGCGTTAcgtgtttttctttcccatgCAAACAGCTGACGGTTCGGGAAATATTCTCAGATCGTAAGGGAGAAGAGTAAAAACGTgcctatgaaaaaaaatttagctgAAACCCGCTGGTTTCCGTGTATCGATATCGCGGTCGTTCAACATTGGGATATCGATTCCAGTGTCAAATGACCTTTTAACGtaattccatcaatttttcggGGCACGCGGATCCCGTtacacgaagaaaataaaaaaatgaaatagaaaattacgGAAACAGAATTATCTCCCTCGAGCTGATAATTGCGATTGACACGTGTCTCCCTGTTCGTGTGTGCGTAAAGGGCAAGAGAATAATTATCTGATccattgaaaaacgaaaaaggagaaaaaaaaaaagaccgccGTTCCTAATCCCGCACGTAAAATTTATTGGTTCtacggtgaaaataatatcatcgaCTCCGATGGCAACATCAtagtaaaagagaaagaagatacGCGATGATATATCGCGGCACGTGTGAAATTTATCTCgtcataaataaatttttctttctttcttttcttttttttttttttattctcgttttttcatttcgttgattttttttttgtcccactctttgttttttattacctAGTTTGACGTAGCAGGTGCGGAAAAATCCATCGCCGAGTAAAACGCTGAGTAGACCGAGAACTCCCTGTGGGAATTCGGTGATGAGAAATAGTAGTAGTACGGCCAAAAGCATTCTCGTGGTCCTGTCGGTTTGTCTCTCCTTGTCCATTAGcctggatgatttttttctcgtctttacGACCTCGGTACCGTCGGTCGACTTGTCGTCCGTTCTCACGAGGGTAGCGGACGTGAGTTTTTGCCTCCTCCTCTTCGCCTCCACCAAAGCCAGGATCAGTCGGAGGCTAAGAATCGTCAACGCGATGCACGGTATGATCTTGATCACAACACTGTATATCCAAAAGTTCATGTCGTTCAAAAATTTGTGCGTCTTGGCCGTCTGACTCAGGTTAACGAAGTACAACGTCGTGTTCGTGACGTCTTCGGGCAGGGTGCCGTTGCTCAGCGTCAAATTGAAAGCGTTTCCATCGGCGTCGATCGGTTCGATCCTCGGCTCGATGCTGACCGTGAAGTAAAGCGGTAAGCATATTATAGGACATATAACGTAAGCGCCGGCGATCGCCATTATGGTCCTCTGGATGCTGCAGAGTTCCCTGTTCATTTGGGGATGAGCTACGGCGATGTAACGCCACACCGCCAAGGTCACGGTCAGCCAAATCGATATCGTGTGACAAACTTGGGCGAAATTCGAGTGAAAAAGTACGAAAAGCGTCCAGCCGTAGGTGAAACGATCCCTGCGTGGTCTTTCGGCGAGGTACATGTGACTGGCGTACGGTATGTATTCGAGCATCACCAGGAGATCGGCGACCGCCAGACCGGTCAGAATCGCGTTCGTCGGCGAATTCATCTCACGCCTCGTCAAAACTGCTATGTTCAGGGTGTTCGCCACCGAACCGAACAGGCAGACCAAGAGGCTGGCGTATCCATGGACCTGGATGTAACCGGTATGAAAGTTGTCCAAACCGGCGCCACATTGGTATGTGTCTATGGACTCTCCGATGTCCGTTTCGTTCGAGATATTCATCTTTTCTGATTGTTTCCGCACCCTCGATCCTGGAAGTTTCGCGGACCTCGATGGCGATGCTCAAGGTGTTTCGATTCGACCTTGTAGTTCGGGATGTACTCAAAATTATCCTCGAATATTTCACACATGCTACACCGACGGGATGTCAAGAGCTCGCGGTCCGGTTACGAttggtcaaaaatttcgatcgagttccctacgatttttattttacagtttCGTTTCACTGCCGATTTTTATCCACGATGAGCAGCCGAAAGTAAGTACGGCGCGTGGTCTCACTATCATTTGTTATCCCTgttcaaaataaattcgtaaaatatagtttttttaCGTATCGTGCTATGTATACATGCACTTTCTCGATGAAGCTGAAGaaagttttggtttttttttttttttggcacacTTGGACCGAACTTTTTCGTCTCGAGAAACACACTCGTCGCTCGGTGATCGATATAACTTACGTACGTAAACAACTAATGTGAACTTCGTGGATCATGTACAAGAGAGATGCGATtgtctattcgtttcattttattacagtTCGTATATCAGAAGAGAGCTTGAACTGGTAAGCTCGGCGAGTCATTCGCGGACAGCGTTGTTCGCGGGCGGACTTCGTATGAAGAATTAAAGACACCCCGGTGTTCGCGGTGCTACCGTAGCCACCGAGACGCTCGGCGTCCCAACGCCGAGCGCTTGCGCTATCATCATTATCCAACTCCCACAGTAGAAGCGTGCCATTCCCGGTGCATCCGACGTCGCTTTTATACCCTTATCCTTCTACTTTTACGCATCTTGTTTTCCCGCTGCCACTGGCAACTTATCCAACAATAACGTCACATTTCTAATGGCTTATACAGAACGTTCGATGAGCGAGAATGCAGGTGCTCTTCGACCTCCAATTTCCGGCTTTCCTGCCAGCAGCGTTATTCCTTTCGTTTACCCTGTTAGAGGTGGACAAATCGCGTTCATATTTCAACCGGCGTTACACCCTCCGTTGTTGCGTCTCGTTTTGTACcgtgaaaagttttcaacttgaaaatttctttcgccGTTCGCTATCCGTCACGTGTCACCGAGAGATTTTGgagacaatttttcatccgatccaCCGTTGTTCAAACTTTGCAAATTTCTTcccatctctttttctccgccccctcttcgtttcgttcgtccgATTCAATTAGAGGATAATTTTCCCCACAAACTTTgctattccattttatttatttactgcGCGAAATCGTCGCGCGGaaatcttttttaatttttcctaacgatttttcgtcgttttaaATTTTACTTTCGGGTCGATGCGGCAACGGTAACACGACGATGGTCTTATACTTTTGATTGAACGAAGTGTGTACACGCTCGCATCGCAAATTACGTAAATTCGCGTGTCGGACGTGTCAAACAAATCACGGCGATTATAAGCGCGCCTACGGTATATATTAACATTCTATTTGTGTAATCGCATATTTATCGCTCACGAATCACGATGTTGTGGGAGGGTAATACGTTACGTCTcggacgagaaaattttcgagattCTATTTTAATTGAATGACAACATTTCGCCATTTCTCGTGCAACCGGAACTAATAAGGTGACAATGAGTTGTTTTACCGTCCCTTCAACGTCACCCATATCTTTCCAGCGGACTGTAATTTTAAGAGATTCGAGTCTCTCGCAGCGACAAGTCTTGAGTTACTATACATACGCAAGCTCCAAAATTGCTCGCCACGCTGCAGTGCAGAAAATAGTATAATAAGATACCCTCTTCCGTACGTCACGTACAGGTTACACCGAGCCGACCCCTCTCGAAAAgcggaaagaacgaaaaaaaaatgaaaaaaagaaagaaaaaaaaaaaaaaagaaaaaatagggcAAAGGGAAAACAAAATAGCTTTCGATTACGTGACGCGCCACGTACCATGTATTCtcgaaatatgtatttttcggACAcgggttacgtacgtacacgtagatgTCCACATAATTGGCATATTCCGCAGCTGCCGCGTCatactttttctcttactcCATGCGGGTATCGAAATTTCCACTCTCTTTACCTCCTCTTATCACCCCCCCTCATTCGCGTAACCGTGGTATGCAACAAAATTGATAAGAATTTTACCGGCGTTTCTAATTAACCGTGAAGCAATTTTAATTCAGTTGCGATGGGTTCGTAACCACCCGTCTTCGTACACCTTTATAATACATTACATACCTCGCGGTACTCGGCAGAGGTACGTGGGGTGCTTGTGCTTGGAAAAGTTATACAGTTATCTCCCCAGGCGTGACTGGCGATCGTTCATCCACCTTGATATAAAACTACGACATTGTGTAAGGCGAGGTACATTATATGCGCACAGcggatgagaaaattaaaacaattgaGATAACTTTACGAGCGAGGGTGTATAATAAACCGCGGGTAGGTAAGTATAATTTTCTGGAgcattttcttctcctcttcattcatatttttattcttatttatttcgtttttaattaatttcaagaaACCCGCGACGCCGAGCCTCCTCTCGTACCACGTATTCGAGTACGTACCGGTTccacggaaattttttcgaatcacccACGGTCCGATGCAATTAATTTCTCTATCGCGGTATGTTCGCGTACGATTTTTAAACGCGGTAGCGGCGATTTCTGAGAACGAATCAACGTACGTAAATTAAAATGGACttggtaaaaagagaaaaaaaatccaagtaaAACGGTCGATGCGTGCGTAGGTATGCCGAGTACGGTTTCTATTTATTGCCAATAGGTATtttatttgagatttttcttccttcgaatTCTCCAGGGAGGTTTTTATCGATCTTAAAATTAGACTTTTAAATTCAGCGCTGGACCCAGTTCCGAAATTATCGTCGGACCGCCCGCTCCCGTTGCAGTCGATGACGTGCATTCGGTAATAATTCAGTGGAgttttcgtcgtttcttttttatttccttcaaaTACACATGGCCGTCTGGTTCTCTCTATAAAATTATGTCAGAAGTTGGGCTCGTAATAACGGtgtaagtttgaaaaattcgtgaaaaatcgTCCAATCAATCCGCCCGAAAGTCGATTTACGGAGATCGACGCAGTCTATGCTAATATACGGTCTGGTAATATCACTCGCCTGCATCAACcggatcaatttctttttttgttttttccttacctcctctccctctcatTCCGTTTCTCTCGAGGGAAATATTCGGCGAAATGTTCAAACCAAAAGCTGCGATGAAACTTTCCACTCAAATGTCCGACTAGCTCACAAGAAAGaagagggcaaaaaaaaaacaaaaaaaaaaaacgaaaagaaaaattggattagaaaataaaGAGCAGAGGAAACAAGACTGTAACAACTGACGAGGAAAATTTATGCAACTTGGCATGTCGAGATAACCGAAccgaatatacataatattctCGATATTCTCAGACGTGATgacaaaataatattaaaaatattgtaaTGGAGAATAATTTATGGTACAATATCGGCAACTAATAGacgcttcgaaaaattctgggtcgaataaaaaagtagatTGGAACACATGGTTttatctttattctttttattttgctcAAGAATTAATCAGTGTGAATCCTGATGACAATTTTACCCTGTAAGACTGGTGAGAGTTACAGAACCAAATGGAGCAAAtgatctcgaaaaaaaaagaagcgaaacaCCCAAAGgggaaaggaagaagaatgaTAGAAGAGATTTCGGCGGTTGTCAGgtgaaatgaattaattatacagaccggtaagtttttttttagggtTGTTGTTAAGCGGAGGCTATTTTCCTGAGCTCTCCCCCTCATTTGCCTGCAACCCAAACGGCGTGCCTTTTGCGGGGTGAGAAATTCCATCGCCTGTAtgaatataatacgtacacatCTCTgttcgaacgaataaaaagaaaaaagaaacaaagaaaatgggaataaaaaattagcggATAAAAACAGGCTTGGCAAAAGAATTGCTTTTTTCTCTAGGCTCCTGCAAAATTTATAATGCGCTCAATTTCGCCTGCAGGTACGCAGCGCTTCTATCCTTTTAGTCTCATGTTTAGCACATCGTAGCTTACTCTACATCATGTCCTGGGAAAGTGTGACAAATTCATAGCTGAATTGAGGCCCTCTAGGTGGACCTTTGTCCAACGTATAAACAGCGGAGTCCTAGATATGTTGATTTCTCACGGCAGTCTGATTTGACCCGAGCTCGAGTGTATTTCGGAAATGATTCGTTCGCGAGTGTACGGTGTGGATTACAGTCTGTGGGACGCGcgtcttgttttctttttgtttttgcgcAGTGCAAAATTTATCCCCAATTCTCGTGCGCCGTATTACGGCGTTGCTGCGAAGATTGggacttgttttttttatagtgTACTTGTTTCGATGAAGAGCCTGTGAATTTTCGGCGCTGGACCACGTCCGGACCTAccgttatataggtatgttgTAAACGTGTACTTATCACCAAGAGAAAATCTTTACTGCCCATAAAACTCGACTCTGCAGTCGTCGGATTTTAAGGAGGAATCATCGTCCGATAATCCTCTATAGCCTTCCCACTGACTTTGCAACGTTCTGCAGAAGTACGCGTAATCTGCTGTATATATGTTTTATTCAATAACCATCAAACGTATCCTCGCTAACAAATTTATAGTCGAATTATTTACTTAGTTTTTCATAGGAATTTCTCGCCCACTGAGGAAGAAAAGCTGTTGGGAATCTTTgagcattttttattcattctcgaATCACTACGTGCACTTTGTATTTGAaatgtattataaaatttgcAGTTGTCACGGAAATGATGCTTTCATCACGAATCTCGATTGTGTTATTCATGTATCGATGAGTGGTACATAAGGaatatacgagaaaaaaaaatgtttattatcCAACGACGTTTTACTCTTCGTTGCGAAGCACTTGCTGAGGCCGAAAAGTGTTTCCCCCTTAATGTAAGTcactgtctctctctctctctctctctctctctctctctctggttCGCTTTTTACGGAAATGTACTATAATTTGTGAGGCAAGTGAAAACTCGATTCTCAAACCATACAAAACTCAGACGGGTGTGAAGATGAGTTGAAACAGATCTCGCGAACACGATTCCGTCGAGTACGTCGACGTAAGAATACATCCCATTGAGTAataatagtttttttcatatttttgagcgataaattgacgagaactcgatcaatttgataGAAAGATCAGTTTGGCTTCAAGATTCGGATACAATTCAAATCctaataatttcgaaataacGAGAGTGTCAACTATCGCGAGctcgaaaatgaacgaaaaaagtcTCCCATTCCCTCTCATAATGTGTAATGTCGCaatgtgcgaaaaaaaaattttctcaattttttttcatcttgtaCACTCAGTGACTCTGATTCTGAACTATAGACCCATGCCTTGTACGGTCTTGGTATGGCAAAACGCGACAGAATTGAACTCTCTGAGTATACTCCGACAGTTTGcggttacatagaattcgcagaaaaaTCACTGCAAAAGGATTGCCGCCGACCGGGTAGATCAAAGGGACGATTTACGAGGTGTAaacaagatctttatcaggtgatgacagctcgtctggCACCTGCTAACAATGGGAGCGAGACtaaaatcaggaaaggaattTCACACCTCGGCGTCTGTCgaaaagctataaattatatttgaatTGCTGGCGCGTGCCGGCCGTCAAATTGCCTGACACACGTGTAAAATTATGGTATTGGTAAAAGCGTTACAGGTTCACCTTTGAATCGGTGAGCCGACGCTCGCTACCGTGGTCTTTACGGAATGCATTCGGGTGATGAAATCGGGGTTCCCTTTCTACTGCGAGAGAACCGTGAGGCACGAGCATACGCCGCGCAGCGGTAGCAATACGAATAAGATCGAGAGCGCTCGAGTGCAGCgcgctaaaatatgaaatctcgagctACTCAACCTGCCATCACGTTTTTCACTATATCTCGGGAACAAATGATCGGAATTCGGccatgaaatttatttctagcTAAACTTGCTCAATGAATTCGTATTCCTGGGTCGGAAAATGTATATGGTTTCGATGTAAAGTGCACGGAACAAGTAACCGAAAAAGAATCAGGTTAACATTTTGCTGCAGCTACGGCAGTAGAGTGTATTTCGTACTCGTCGCTTTTCAGAGCTAGATTTTCGAGGTAGTAGTTATCCCAAACtttagatgtacgtacgtacatacataccttcATGTCTGCATCAGTTGGAGAAGGTA
Proteins encoded in this window:
- the LOC105689955 gene encoding G-protein coupled receptor dmsr-1-like, translated to MNISNETDIGESIDTYQCGAGLDNFHTGYIQVHGYASLLVCLFGSVANTLNIAVLTRREMNSPTNAILTGLAVADLLVMLEYIPYASHMYLAERPRRDRFTYGWTLFVLFHSNFAQVCHTISIWLTVTLAVWRYIAVAHPQMNRELCSIQRTIMAIAGAYVICPIICLPLYFTVSIEPRIEPIDADGNAFNLTLSNGTLPEDVTNTTLYFVNLSQTAKTHKFLNDMNFWIYSVVIKIIPCIALTILSLRLILALVEAKRRRQKLTSATLVRTDDKSTDGTEVVKTRKKSSRLMDKERQTDRTTRMLLAVLLLFLITEFPQGVLGLLSVLLGDGFFRTCYVKLGEVMDILALINSAINFILYCAMSRQFRMTFNQLFGRWKLLGRWTPIPQHGENNGNTGTNHTVTQVTQV